In one Mangrovibacterium diazotrophicum genomic region, the following are encoded:
- a CDS encoding OmpA family protein encodes MKKKFLLIALIGFASVWAYGQDSSDFSAKFDKWSIDGGIGLTKPWQNFTPGYYAATPDFLVGEIGVRYMMSEYFGLKLDFGYNKFQEADESMAFETNSYRFGLQGVLNLGRMMNFETWTKTLGLLGHGGVGVGYLNYDRTNIDNDWVGNVLTGLTAQIRLSDGLALNLDGSAVANIRQNEGFDGGIGNTKDLGMVFNGTIGLSIYLGKNKTHADWYLRDDEKYKVLDSKIAGLDKRVTDLEDGKANKSDLDNTKGDVDAIAKDVDALKNVEPTSYDEFVKQLVNDGYINVYFDFNSTKVQGASANSVNFMKAYLAKNTGASVEVQGYADELGSDDYNQKLSQKRADAVVKLLTEAGIDGSRLSAVGKGEDTSVDKSSAQARQLARRVTFMVK; translated from the coding sequence ATGAAAAAGAAGTTTTTACTGATTGCTCTTATTGGATTTGCGAGTGTTTGGGCTTACGGTCAAGATAGCTCAGACTTTAGCGCAAAATTCGATAAATGGTCAATTGATGGCGGTATCGGTTTGACAAAACCTTGGCAAAACTTTACCCCTGGTTACTACGCTGCAACTCCAGACTTTTTAGTTGGTGAAATTGGTGTTCGTTACATGATGAGCGAATATTTTGGTTTAAAACTGGACTTCGGGTACAACAAATTTCAGGAAGCTGATGAAAGCATGGCTTTCGAGACTAACTCGTATCGCTTCGGCTTGCAAGGTGTTCTGAATCTTGGTCGTATGATGAACTTCGAAACCTGGACGAAAACTTTAGGCCTGTTAGGCCATGGTGGTGTTGGAGTAGGTTATTTGAACTATGACAGAACAAACATCGACAACGACTGGGTTGGTAATGTATTGACAGGATTAACTGCACAAATTCGTTTGTCTGACGGTCTTGCGTTGAATCTGGATGGTTCTGCTGTAGCTAACATTCGTCAAAACGAAGGTTTTGATGGTGGAATCGGCAACACAAAAGACTTAGGTATGGTGTTCAACGGTACAATCGGCTTGTCTATTTACTTAGGTAAAAACAAGACTCACGCTGACTGGTACTTGAGAGACGATGAAAAATATAAAGTATTGGATTCAAAAATCGCTGGTTTGGATAAACGCGTAACTGATCTTGAAGACGGTAAAGCTAACAAATCTGATTTGGATAATACAAAAGGTGATGTTGATGCTATTGCTAAAGATGTTGATGCATTGAAAAATGTTGAACCTACTAGCTATGATGAGTTCGTAAAACAATTGGTTAACGACGGTTACATCAATGTTTATTTCGATTTCAACAGCACAAAAGTACAAGGTGCTTCGGCTAACTCAGTTAACTTCATGAAAGCTTACCTGGCTAAAAATACAGGAGCATCTGTTGAAGTTCAAGGTTATGCTGATGAATTGGGTTCAGATGATTACAACCAAAAACTGTCTCAAAAACGTGCTGATGCAGTTGTTAAATTGTTGACTGAAGCTGGTATCGATGGTTCTCGTTTGAGCGCTGTAGGTAAAGGTGAAGATACAAGCGTTGATAAATCTTCGGCTCAAGCTCGTCAATTAGCAAGAAGAGTGACTTTCATGGTGAAGTAA
- a CDS encoding cytochrome c family protein → MNYKKLMLLFGLVLLIGSFASAQSFKYIGASKCKMCHNKPTTGEQYNKWEAGPHAKAMESLKGAEREDPKCLKCHSTAASVDKSLIATITVEEGVSCESCHGPGSIYKSAGIMKNQQLALTKGMILPTEDVCKKCHNSESPNFKGFNYAEYSKKIAHPDPSKQ, encoded by the coding sequence ATGAACTACAAAAAATTGATGCTTTTATTTGGACTGGTTTTGTTAATCGGTTCGTTTGCTTCAGCACAAAGTTTTAAGTACATCGGTGCTTCCAAGTGTAAGATGTGTCACAATAAACCAACTACTGGCGAGCAGTATAACAAATGGGAAGCCGGCCCTCACGCAAAAGCAATGGAAAGCTTGAAGGGTGCAGAGCGAGAAGATCCAAAATGTTTAAAATGTCACTCAACTGCAGCAAGTGTTGATAAGAGTTTAATCGCTACAATTACCGTAGAAGAAGGAGTGTCTTGCGAGTCTTGCCACGGACCAGGTAGTATCTATAAATCTGCTGGTATTATGAAAAATCAGCAGTTGGCTTTAACAAAAGGTATGATTCTACCAACGGAGGACGTTTGTAAAAAATGTCACAATTCAGAAAGTCCAAACTTCAAAGGATTTAATTACGCGGAGTACAGCAAGAAGATTGCTCACCCGGATCCTTCAAAACAGTAA
- a CDS encoding M16 family metallopeptidase, with translation MMPNRLLEPALHKIEKPDLIHPAKSTLRNGIPVFALKAGQQEVCKIDFVFEAGIWQQQKPLLASLSNAMLQEGSKNYTAAQIAEFFDFHGAYLQLTADYHNGTVSVITLEKHVDKLLPVIEDLIKHSIFPSSEFQTLLKRRKQRFLLETEKVKILCQKKFSEVLFGQGHPYTLGLKAEDFDNGEIEDFVRFYKQHYHSKNCEIHLSGQFSDSIVDSLDKYFGSNDWEGQATTTETKEIIATSEALVRINKENAIQSAIRIGKLLVEKQHPDYFGLQILTTILGGYFSSRLMMNIREDKGYTYGIGANFVSLNQAGYLIITTEVDKQYEKDTLKEIKKEIDLLRTKLVSEEELNRVKQYLVGEFLREFDGPFSLSQAFRNIHDFNLDYSFYDKYYETIQSITPQHLQNLALKYLSTESMHTVIAG, from the coding sequence ATGATGCCGAACAGACTACTAGAACCCGCACTACACAAAATTGAGAAACCGGATCTCATTCATCCGGCGAAATCGACCTTACGAAATGGAATCCCCGTTTTTGCCTTAAAAGCGGGGCAACAGGAAGTTTGTAAAATCGACTTCGTCTTTGAAGCCGGTATCTGGCAGCAACAAAAGCCGTTGTTGGCTTCGCTTTCGAATGCGATGTTGCAAGAGGGATCAAAGAATTATACAGCGGCACAAATTGCCGAGTTTTTCGACTTTCACGGGGCTTACCTACAGCTCACTGCTGATTACCATAACGGAACGGTAAGTGTCATCACACTCGAGAAACATGTCGATAAGTTGCTCCCTGTTATTGAAGACCTGATCAAGCATTCCATCTTCCCGAGTTCCGAATTCCAGACGTTATTGAAAAGACGCAAACAACGATTCTTACTCGAAACTGAGAAGGTTAAAATTCTCTGCCAGAAGAAGTTTTCTGAAGTTTTGTTTGGTCAGGGACATCCGTATACCCTTGGTTTGAAAGCGGAAGATTTTGACAACGGAGAAATCGAGGACTTTGTCCGTTTTTACAAGCAACATTATCATTCCAAGAACTGCGAAATCCATCTTTCGGGTCAGTTCTCCGATTCGATTGTCGATTCGCTGGACAAATACTTTGGTTCAAATGACTGGGAAGGACAAGCAACTACTACAGAAACCAAAGAAATAATTGCGACATCAGAAGCATTGGTGCGGATAAACAAAGAAAATGCAATTCAGTCTGCCATCCGAATTGGGAAGTTGTTGGTTGAAAAGCAACATCCCGACTACTTTGGGTTGCAAATTCTCACCACCATATTGGGTGGCTATTTCAGCTCGCGTTTGATGATGAATATCCGCGAAGACAAAGGGTACACCTATGGAATCGGTGCCAATTTTGTGAGCCTAAACCAGGCTGGGTACCTAATCATCACCACCGAAGTGGATAAACAATACGAAAAGGATACCCTGAAAGAAATCAAAAAGGAAATCGATTTATTACGTACTAAACTTGTTTCGGAGGAAGAATTAAACCGGGTGAAGCAATATCTGGTGGGTGAGTTCTTACGTGAATTTGATGGCCCTTTCTCCTTGTCTCAGGCTTTTCGAAATATTCACGATTTCAACTTGGATTATTCCTTTTACGATAAGTATTATGAGACAATTCAATCGATAACACCACAGCACCTTCAGAATCTGGCATTAAAATATCTCAGTACTGAAAGCATGCATACGGTTATTGCAGGATAG
- a CDS encoding mechanosensitive ion channel family protein produces MKEFIVFKADGIEISLFQLIVCASIIVSAVIITITLTRLTRKFGDKHGISRKFIRLVKQGIRAIFYLSALAAMLEVLDINYHKVFGYIIYGNDKYTVKVLNILIALIIIYLTRILAFGVDYGMNRRIENHRMDRGRGKSFIQIVKYLIWIIGFSIIASSLGLNMTFVIASISALLIGVGFGLQHIFNDFFSGIIILFDGSIKVDDIVEVEGTIGRVLTIGLRFSKVLTRDNVIIIVPNSRFTTEKVINWTHNKEATRFHVNIGVAYGSDVRLVQKILMSVAEKHDQIVKIPKPFVRFNDFGESSLDFQLYFWTVNDFLVENIKSDLRFDIDDEFRKNKVEIPFPQRDLHLKTKHFE; encoded by the coding sequence ATGAAAGAATTTATTGTGTTTAAAGCCGATGGCATCGAAATTAGTTTGTTTCAGTTGATTGTTTGTGCGTCGATCATCGTATCTGCCGTCATCATCACAATCACACTGACACGGCTGACGCGCAAATTCGGAGACAAACACGGTATTTCCCGGAAGTTTATACGCCTGGTGAAACAAGGAATCAGAGCTATTTTCTACCTCAGTGCTTTGGCCGCCATGCTCGAAGTTCTCGACATCAACTACCACAAAGTTTTCGGTTATATTATATACGGGAACGACAAATATACCGTCAAGGTACTCAACATTCTCATCGCGCTCATCATCATTTACCTTACACGAATCCTGGCATTTGGAGTCGACTATGGAATGAATCGACGCATTGAGAACCACCGGATGGATCGTGGCCGGGGAAAATCGTTCATTCAAATTGTGAAGTACCTGATCTGGATAATCGGTTTTTCCATTATCGCGAGTTCATTGGGATTGAACATGACGTTCGTGATTGCGAGTATCTCTGCCTTGTTGATCGGTGTTGGGTTTGGTCTTCAGCACATCTTCAACGACTTCTTTTCCGGCATCATCATCCTTTTCGATGGATCAATTAAAGTGGATGACATTGTAGAAGTTGAAGGTACAATCGGGCGCGTACTGACAATCGGCTTACGTTTTTCCAAAGTACTGACTCGTGACAACGTAATCATCATTGTTCCGAATTCCCGCTTCACAACCGAGAAAGTCATCAACTGGACCCACAACAAAGAGGCTACCCGCTTCCATGTAAATATTGGAGTTGCTTATGGTTCCGATGTTCGGCTGGTCCAAAAAATATTAATGTCGGTAGCCGAAAAACATGACCAAATTGTTAAAATCCCAAAGCCATTTGTTCGCTTTAACGATTTCGGCGAATCATCCCTCGATTTTCAATTGTACTTTTGGACGGTCAACGACTTTTTGGTTGAAAACATTAAAAGCGATCTGCGTTTCGATATCGACGATGAATTCCGGAAAAACAAGGTTGAAATTCCGTTCCCTCAGCGAGATCTTCATCTAAAAACGAAACATTTCGAATAG
- a CDS encoding cytochrome c3 family protein — MKLPSSIKNWISITGAVLAVFNLASILSLMLLNYFFGFGGSYIGLFIYIVLPVFMFVGLFMIPIGMRIYRKKARKAEAEGKSLSWPIIDFNNIAVRNASIIFIVGTVFLLIISSVGSYEAFHYTESVEFCGKLCHQVMEPEYTTYHGSSHERVACVECHVGSGASWYVKSKMSGLYQVYSVLANKYPTPIPTPIANLRPAQETCEECHWPEKFYDRKMRVEHSFLADDENTENIIQLQVKTSSKVTGHGLENGIHQHISPDVKIEYKTSDPQRQVIPWVKYTNVKTGESHIFTDSDNPVTAEELDSMETRVMDCLDCHNRPSHDYKVPQNFIDKSLAEGKISKTLPSIKLLAMTALNQDYPTKDSAFFAIDAQVKEYYEMTDPELLESRKSDVAQAIAEIQNDYANNIFPEMKASWKSYPNNIGHMETDGCFRCHNDRHATESGTVISKDCNLCHDILAQGTPDNMVYSASFESLDFVHPVDIDEEWRTENCSTCHAALY; from the coding sequence ATGAAACTCCCTTCATCAATTAAAAACTGGATTTCGATCACTGGTGCAGTATTGGCGGTTTTCAACCTGGCCTCGATCCTTTCGTTGATGTTGCTCAACTATTTCTTTGGATTCGGTGGTTCGTATATCGGGTTGTTCATTTATATTGTTCTGCCGGTATTTATGTTTGTGGGCTTGTTTATGATTCCGATCGGTATGCGAATCTATCGAAAGAAGGCCCGCAAGGCTGAGGCGGAAGGTAAAAGTCTGAGCTGGCCGATAATCGATTTCAATAATATTGCTGTCCGTAATGCATCCATCATCTTTATTGTAGGGACGGTTTTTCTATTGATCATTTCATCGGTTGGGAGCTACGAAGCTTTCCATTATACCGAGTCGGTTGAATTTTGCGGCAAATTGTGCCACCAGGTGATGGAGCCGGAATACACGACTTATCACGGATCATCGCATGAGCGTGTTGCCTGTGTTGAATGTCACGTTGGCTCGGGAGCCAGTTGGTACGTCAAAAGTAAAATGTCGGGTCTTTACCAGGTTTATTCGGTTTTGGCCAATAAATATCCAACGCCAATTCCAACACCAATCGCAAATTTGAGACCGGCGCAGGAAACCTGCGAAGAGTGTCATTGGCCTGAGAAATTTTATGATCGTAAAATGCGTGTTGAACATTCGTTTTTAGCGGATGACGAAAACACCGAGAATATCATTCAACTTCAAGTTAAAACGAGTTCGAAAGTTACCGGGCACGGATTGGAAAATGGTATTCACCAGCACATTAGTCCGGACGTAAAAATTGAATACAAGACTTCGGATCCTCAAAGACAAGTGATTCCTTGGGTGAAATATACCAATGTTAAAACAGGAGAGTCCCATATTTTCACAGACAGTGATAATCCGGTTACAGCGGAAGAGCTGGACTCGATGGAAACCCGGGTAATGGACTGTTTGGATTGTCATAACCGGCCATCTCATGACTACAAAGTGCCGCAAAACTTTATCGATAAGTCATTGGCAGAAGGTAAAATCTCTAAAACATTGCCGAGTATCAAGTTGCTGGCTATGACTGCCCTGAATCAGGATTATCCAACTAAGGACAGTGCGTTTTTCGCAATTGATGCTCAGGTTAAAGAGTACTATGAAATGACTGATCCTGAATTGTTGGAAAGCCGGAAGTCAGATGTTGCGCAGGCTATTGCTGAAATTCAGAATGATTACGCCAACAACATCTTTCCGGAGATGAAAGCAAGCTGGAAATCGTACCCGAACAATATTGGTCACATGGAAACGGATGGTTGTTTCAGATGCCACAATGATCGTCACGCGACTGAGTCGGGAACCGTGATTTCAAAGGACTGTAACTTATGTCACGATATTCTGGCCCAGGGAACGCCCGATAACATGGTTTATTCTGCTTCCTTCGAATCGCTTGATTTTGTACATCCTGTTGATATTGACGAAGAATGGCGGACGGAGAACTGTTCAACCTGCCATGCCGCACTTTATTAA
- a CDS encoding M16 family metallopeptidase: protein MIKFSRHRLDNGLDIILYPDYSTPMVALDICYHVGAKHENPNRTGFAHLFEHLMFGGSKNIPDYDVPLQLAGGENNAYTTNDLTNYYLTLPKDNIETGFWLESDRMLELDFSQKSLDVQKNVVIEEFKQRNLNQPYGDVWALLRDLAYKEHPYRWTTIGKEISHIADASLKEVKDFFYRFYAPNNAVLVASGHIDEDKILKLADKWFGCIPTRNVVKPALPAEPKQTEFRELTVERTVPDNVLYLAFHMGDRLNREYYVCDIISDVLSGGNSSRLYLKLVKEQQLFVELDAYISGDHEPGLFIVSGKLSKDTSIEKAKTAIWAELEIMKQDLVDSAELEKVKNKLEANHIYAQMGYMNMAQELATYENIGQAELMNDQLDWYRSITAEEIQQTSQKIFRLENCSQLNYLAK, encoded by the coding sequence ATGATTAAATTTTCACGTCATCGTCTGGACAACGGACTTGACATCATTTTATACCCGGATTATTCCACCCCAATGGTTGCATTGGATATTTGCTACCACGTTGGGGCCAAGCACGAAAACCCGAACAGAACGGGTTTTGCACATTTATTTGAACACCTCATGTTTGGTGGATCGAAAAACATTCCCGATTACGATGTCCCGCTTCAATTGGCTGGTGGCGAAAATAACGCGTACACAACCAACGATCTGACCAATTACTATTTGACCTTACCCAAGGACAATATAGAAACCGGATTTTGGCTGGAATCAGACCGAATGCTGGAACTTGACTTCTCGCAGAAGAGCCTGGATGTTCAGAAAAACGTCGTGATTGAGGAATTCAAACAACGGAACCTGAACCAGCCTTACGGCGATGTTTGGGCCTTGCTGCGCGATTTGGCATATAAAGAACACCCCTATCGCTGGACAACGATTGGCAAAGAAATCAGTCATATTGCCGATGCCAGCCTGAAGGAAGTCAAAGACTTCTTCTACCGGTTCTATGCCCCCAATAATGCGGTTCTTGTGGCTAGCGGCCATATCGATGAGGATAAAATTCTGAAATTGGCCGACAAGTGGTTTGGCTGTATTCCAACGCGAAATGTCGTTAAACCTGCCCTTCCTGCAGAACCGAAACAAACCGAGTTCCGGGAATTGACGGTGGAACGCACCGTGCCGGACAATGTCCTTTACCTGGCTTTTCACATGGGCGACCGTCTCAATCGCGAATACTACGTTTGCGACATTATTTCGGATGTGCTTTCCGGGGGAAACTCGTCACGTCTGTATCTAAAACTGGTTAAGGAACAACAGTTGTTTGTCGAGCTGGATGCTTACATTTCCGGCGATCACGAGCCGGGCTTGTTTATCGTCTCCGGAAAACTGTCGAAAGATACCTCCATCGAAAAAGCCAAAACCGCCATTTGGGCTGAATTAGAGATCATGAAACAAGATCTGGTTGATTCTGCTGAATTGGAGAAAGTGAAAAACAAACTTGAAGCCAATCATATTTATGCTCAAATGGGTTATATGAACATGGCTCAGGAACTGGCAACCTACGAAAACATCGGTCAGGCTGAGCTCATGAATGATCAACTGGATTGGTACAGAAGTATCACAGCGGAAGAGATTCAACAGACCTCGCAGAAAATCTTCAGATTGGAGAATTGCTCACAATTAAATTACCTCGCCAAATGA
- the ccsA gene encoding cytochrome c biogenesis protein CcsA — protein MKKLSAVLFSMLTTSCLLVVFAVAIAYATFVENDYGTQTAQILIYSATWFEILLVLTGINLIGGLFYYKAFKLKRWSMVLFHLAFLIILLGAGITRFFSYEGMMHIRQGESSNELLTTQTYIQLEAKDNTGVQAYEDWSVSLSPYTYANFDKSLEVGGKKVNLEILDFVPNGVQTVVADETGSPTIELLVLDGGERKNIALSLDESIRFNDFSLSFEGADAPHLVLIKRVGPGLVIIPSDTLNVIKMTGEQTAPYLPGNEYPLTTQNMFRAGEDMFVLRGYKPRGRKILSEGDESNSGLGDAVLMNVTVGDESRQVAVYGQKGQVSRPLTQSLNGVEFRIQYGAKMIELPFSIKLNEFQLERYPGSMSPSSFASEVTLIDSDAKIEKPYRIYMNNILDYGGYRFFQSSYDTDEKGTVLSVSFDRLGTMVTYFGYFLMSFGMVFSFFNKKSRFQFLLRSASRVKELKRKNLAVLALLFCLSPAIVNAQASKMQIDKSHLKSINELLVQDRKGRVEPLNTLASELLRKLTRKNSYEGLSATEVFMGMTVMPEAWKNEPMIKISNSDLASKLGVKGNFASFNQLVDMRQGVYKLRSFVDEAYQKKPNNRNKFDKEVINVDERVNICFQVYNGGFLNVFPDKEDANQTWHTEDDYFSGKRSNPAPEDLLLTNYKMSLQQAMLSGDYTTADQNLDKLIQFQHENGSELILPTAKVRMEILYNNLNIFGWLSKLCALLGIALLIVHLLHVFNYKLNVRGVLLVGNWIAVVLFLFYSGGLAIRWYISDHAPWSNSYETLLYVGWATLLSGFVFIKKSQITLSVTLILSSLILMVAGMSWLNPEITNLVPVLKSYWLIVHVAVITASYGFLGIGALLGMLNLLIMILRTKNNVKTTSFTILELAIVIELSLIVGLVLLTIGAFIGGVWANESWGRYWGWDPKETWALVTILVYSFIIHLRKVPGMDNHFVLSLLALVGFSSVLMTFFGVNYYLSGMHSYGQGDPPPVPSGVYFSIVLIIVLGVLAGLSERKFENKTVKLED, from the coding sequence ATGAAAAAATTATCTGCTGTTTTGTTTTCTATGCTGACTACCTCATGCTTGCTGGTGGTTTTTGCTGTTGCAATAGCATATGCAACTTTTGTGGAGAATGATTACGGAACGCAAACAGCTCAAATCTTGATTTATAGCGCTACCTGGTTCGAAATTTTGCTAGTTCTGACAGGAATCAACCTAATAGGTGGTTTGTTTTATTACAAGGCCTTCAAATTAAAACGGTGGAGTATGGTACTGTTTCACCTGGCATTTCTCATCATTTTACTAGGAGCGGGGATTACCCGTTTTTTCAGTTATGAAGGTATGATGCATATCCGTCAAGGGGAGTCGAGTAACGAGTTGCTGACTACTCAAACATACATTCAGTTGGAAGCTAAGGACAATACCGGAGTGCAGGCATACGAAGATTGGTCAGTGTCGTTGTCTCCCTACACCTATGCAAATTTCGATAAGTCGCTTGAGGTCGGAGGAAAGAAAGTCAATCTGGAGATTTTGGATTTTGTTCCGAATGGGGTACAAACCGTTGTAGCAGACGAGACAGGATCACCAACGATTGAACTACTGGTACTCGATGGAGGAGAACGGAAAAATATTGCGCTGTCGTTGGACGAATCTATTCGATTCAATGACTTCTCGCTATCATTTGAAGGAGCAGATGCTCCACATTTAGTTTTGATTAAGAGAGTTGGACCTGGATTGGTAATTATTCCTTCAGACACCCTTAATGTGATTAAAATGACTGGAGAGCAGACAGCACCCTATCTTCCCGGCAACGAATATCCGCTGACGACACAAAATATGTTCCGTGCAGGCGAAGATATGTTTGTCCTTCGCGGCTACAAGCCTCGGGGCCGGAAAATACTCTCAGAAGGAGATGAGTCAAACAGTGGGCTTGGGGATGCGGTGTTGATGAATGTTACCGTCGGGGATGAGAGTCGCCAGGTTGCTGTTTACGGGCAGAAGGGGCAGGTGAGCCGACCATTGACACAATCCTTAAATGGCGTCGAGTTCCGCATTCAATATGGTGCTAAAATGATTGAATTGCCTTTTTCGATTAAACTTAATGAGTTTCAATTGGAACGTTATCCGGGATCGATGAGTCCATCGTCGTTTGCGAGCGAAGTAACATTGATCGATTCTGACGCTAAGATTGAAAAACCATATCGGATTTATATGAATAACATTCTGGATTACGGCGGCTATCGCTTTTTCCAATCTTCCTATGACACCGATGAAAAGGGGACTGTATTGTCGGTGAGCTTTGACCGTTTGGGAACGATGGTTACTTACTTCGGTTATTTCCTGATGTCTTTCGGAATGGTATTCTCATTTTTCAATAAAAAGAGCCGTTTTCAATTTTTGTTGAGAAGTGCCTCAAGAGTGAAAGAATTGAAAAGAAAGAATTTAGCGGTTTTAGCATTGCTCTTTTGTTTGAGTCCGGCAATTGTAAATGCGCAGGCTTCGAAAATGCAGATCGACAAATCGCACTTGAAGTCTATTAATGAACTACTTGTGCAGGATCGGAAAGGGCGTGTGGAGCCACTGAATACATTGGCTTCGGAACTTCTGCGAAAGTTGACGCGCAAGAATTCCTACGAGGGGCTTTCTGCAACGGAGGTTTTTATGGGGATGACGGTTATGCCGGAAGCGTGGAAAAATGAGCCGATGATAAAGATTTCCAATTCTGACTTAGCATCTAAATTAGGAGTCAAAGGAAATTTTGCCAGTTTCAACCAGCTGGTCGATATGCGACAGGGTGTTTACAAGCTTCGCTCTTTTGTTGACGAAGCCTATCAGAAAAAGCCGAATAACCGGAATAAGTTTGATAAAGAAGTGATTAATGTTGACGAGCGGGTTAACATTTGTTTCCAGGTGTATAACGGAGGATTTTTGAATGTTTTCCCGGATAAAGAAGATGCCAATCAAACCTGGCATACCGAAGATGACTATTTCTCCGGTAAAAGGTCTAATCCAGCACCCGAAGATCTACTTCTCACTAATTACAAAATGAGCCTGCAACAGGCAATGCTATCGGGAGATTACACAACGGCAGATCAAAACCTGGATAAATTAATTCAATTCCAGCATGAGAATGGTTCCGAGTTGATTTTACCAACGGCGAAAGTCAGAATGGAAATCCTCTACAATAACCTGAATATTTTTGGTTGGCTTTCAAAATTGTGTGCTTTGCTGGGAATTGCGCTGCTCATCGTTCATTTATTGCATGTTTTCAACTATAAATTGAATGTACGAGGAGTATTGCTAGTCGGAAATTGGATCGCAGTTGTCTTATTTCTTTTTTATTCAGGTGGCTTGGCAATTCGTTGGTATATTTCAGATCACGCTCCATGGAGTAATTCATACGAAACCCTGCTATACGTTGGTTGGGCAACTTTACTCTCTGGCTTTGTTTTTATTAAAAAATCACAGATAACGTTGTCTGTTACGTTAATTCTGTCGTCTCTCATTTTGATGGTGGCAGGAATGAGTTGGCTTAACCCGGAAATTACCAATTTGGTGCCTGTATTAAAATCATATTGGCTCATTGTGCATGTTGCTGTAATAACAGCAAGCTACGGTTTCTTGGGTATTGGGGCTCTCCTGGGGATGCTGAATTTATTAATCATGATCCTACGAACGAAAAACAACGTTAAGACGACTTCTTTCACAATTTTAGAATTGGCTATTGTCATCGAGTTGTCACTGATTGTTGGCTTGGTTTTGCTGACAATCGGCGCATTTATTGGCGGAGTATGGGCCAACGAATCATGGGGGCGTTACTGGGGCTGGGATCCAAAGGAAACCTGGGCTTTGGTGACAATCTTGGTTTACAGCTTTATTATCCACTTGCGAAAAGTGCCCGGAATGGATAATCATTTTGTGCTAAGCTTGCTGGCTCTGGTTGGTTTTAGCTCTGTTTTAATGACTTTCTTCGGTGTTAACTACTATCTCTCCGGGATGCACTCTTATGGACAGGGAGATCCACCTCCCGTGCCTTCCGGTGTATACTTTTCAATTGTATTGATTATTGTATTAGGAGTTTTAGCCGGACTTTCTGAACGCAAGTTTGAGAACAAGACAGTAAAACTTGAAGATTAG
- a CDS encoding NAD(P)H-dependent flavin oxidoreductase, translating to MSSKNRITELFQIKYPIVQGGMVWCSGWKLASAVSNHGGLGLLGTGSMHPETLLEHIQKTKAATDKPYGVNVPLFYPEIEKVMEIIEQEKVPIVFTSAGSPKAWTSWLHQRGIMVVHVVASAFFAKKCADAGVDAIVAEGFEAGGHNGRDETTTLTLIPSVRKATDMPLMAAGGIGTGQGMMAAMALGADGVQIGSRFAISQESSAHENFKKLVAELGEGGTKLALKKLAPVRLIKNEFFNQVNEAELRGASEEELRELLGRGRSKKGIFEGNLDEGELEIGQIASIIDDIPTVEEIMKKLVDEYRQTRRLIVEDSGFAF from the coding sequence ATGTCTTCAAAAAACAGAATAACTGAATTATTTCAGATCAAATACCCTATTGTTCAGGGCGGAATGGTTTGGTGCAGTGGCTGGAAACTTGCTTCAGCTGTGAGTAACCACGGAGGCCTGGGCCTTCTGGGAACCGGATCAATGCACCCCGAAACCCTACTCGAACACATTCAAAAAACAAAAGCGGCAACCGACAAGCCCTATGGTGTAAATGTACCGCTTTTCTACCCCGAGATAGAGAAAGTAATGGAGATTATCGAGCAGGAGAAAGTGCCGATTGTCTTCACCTCGGCCGGTAGCCCTAAAGCCTGGACTTCGTGGTTGCACCAGCGCGGAATTATGGTGGTACACGTTGTTGCCAGTGCCTTCTTCGCGAAAAAATGTGCCGATGCAGGAGTTGATGCCATTGTTGCTGAAGGTTTCGAGGCCGGAGGTCACAATGGACGTGATGAAACCACAACATTGACCTTAATCCCCTCCGTTCGGAAAGCAACCGATATGCCGCTGATGGCCGCTGGAGGGATCGGAACCGGCCAGGGAATGATGGCTGCGATGGCTTTAGGTGCTGATGGTGTACAAATCGGATCACGTTTTGCTATTTCGCAGGAATCATCGGCACACGAGAATTTCAAAAAGCTGGTTGCCGAACTCGGCGAAGGTGGCACCAAATTGGCTCTGAAAAAACTCGCTCCTGTCCGTTTGATTAAAAATGAATTTTTCAACCAGGTGAACGAAGCTGAATTGCGCGGAGCATCCGAAGAGGAACTTCGGGAACTACTGGGACGCGGACGATCGAAGAAAGGCATTTTCGAAGGGAACCTCGACGAAGGTGAACTGGAAATTGGACAAATTGCCTCGATTATCGATGATATTCCTACAGTTGAAGAAATTATGAAAAAACTGGTTGACGAGTACCGACAAACACGCCGTTTGATTGTTGAAGACTCTGGATTTGCATTTTAA